The nucleotide window GTAAACTCCACCTGTTCTCCCCTTTCTTCAAGGGAAGCTTTCGTTTGGTCACCAATTACCGCTATTTTAGGAAGGGACGGCCTATTTTTTTCAAAAAAGGAAAAAAAGGTTTCAACCGTTACATTGCTGGTGAAGATGATCCAATCATAATTATGTAATCCTGCAAGTGCATGAACCAATTTTTCCGAAGCTGCAACCGGCTGAAAGGCAATAAGAGGGATTTCCACAGGAATCCCTCCATTTCTAGCAACCAATTCGGAGAAAGGCTTAGAATGTGCCTTTCCCCTTGGATTCATTACTGTTCTATTTTGCAGCGAAAAAGGTGCTATCATTCACTATCAAGCTCCTGTTTTACCTTGTCGATCAGCTCTTTCGCACCCTGGCTGATCAATTTTTCTGCAGCAAGTTCTCCAAGCTCCTCTGGATTCGTTCCAGTTACCTGCTCTTTGAAGATTGTCTTTCCATCAGGAGATCCAACTAGGGCTGTCAGGACGATTTCTTCCTTGTCATTGATGTGCGCATATCCTGCAATCGGAACCTGGCAGCCGCCCTCCATCTTGTGAAGGAATGACCTTTCTGCTCTCACTGTCGCATTTGTTTCTGCGGAAGTGAATTTTTCAAGAAGCTCAAGAAGTTCTGTATCATCGCCGCGGCACTCAATCGAAAGCGCTCCCTGGCCGACTGCCGGCACACAGATTTCCGGATCGATGAATTCAGTGACGACATCACTTGCCCATCCCATCCGTTTTAATCCAGCAGCTGCGAGGATGATGCCATCATAGTCATCTGTTTCCAGCTTTGAAATTCTTGTGTCGATATTTCCGCGAATCCATTTCATTTCAAGATCAGGACGCTGAGCTAAAAGCTGGGCACTCCTGCGAAGGCTGCTTGTTCCGATAACCGAACCTGGTTTTAATTCTTTGAAAGGAACATGGCCGTTTGAAATCAAGACATCACGGTGATCCTCCCTCTCGGGGATAGAACCGATGACAAGTCCTTCTGGCAATACTGCAGGCATGTCTTTCATGCTATGTACAGCCATATCAATCTCTTTATCAAGCATGGCCTGCTCGATCTCTTTTACGAAAAGCCCTTTTCCTCCGACTTTAGAAAGAGTGACATCAAGGATTTTATCTCCTTTGGTCACGATTTCCTTCACTTCAAATTCAAAAGGAGCACCTAAATTTTTCAACTGCTGTATTACCCAGTTTGTTTGTGTCAATGCCAGCTTACTCCGTCTGGAGCCAACGATAATTTTTCTCATGACAGCCTCCTATTTATTGATACCAAAAATGGAAAGATGATAATTTCCCAGAAAGAAAGAAGTTAATCAGTACGATCAGGAAAGACGCAATATTTAATAGTGCCAGCGCTTTCCCATACATCTCCTTGCCAACCCTCAAATACAGGTAGATGCTATAAACTGCAAGGACGATGAAGGAGCCTAATAGCTTGGCATCATACCAGGCAAGATCAGGAACCTTGATCCATGCCCATTGCAGCCCAAGGATCAGGCTAAGGAGCAGCATCGGCACCCCAATGACGTTCAATATGTAAGACCAGTAGTCAAGCCGTGATAAATCAGATATCCTCCATAACAGCTTACCCCACTTTTTCCTCTTTAAAAGGTCATATTGGATGAGATATAACAGCGAAAAGACGAATGAGATCGAAAAAGCCCCATAAGACAGGATCGCCATCGTGATATGGATGAGCAGA belongs to Mesobacillus sp. AQ2 and includes:
- the hemC gene encoding hydroxymethylbilane synthase, yielding MRKIIVGSRRSKLALTQTNWVIQQLKNLGAPFEFEVKEIVTKGDKILDVTLSKVGGKGLFVKEIEQAMLDKEIDMAVHSMKDMPAVLPEGLVIGSIPEREDHRDVLISNGHVPFKELKPGSVIGTSSLRRSAQLLAQRPDLEMKWIRGNIDTRISKLETDDYDGIILAAAGLKRMGWASDVVTEFIDPEICVPAVGQGALSIECRGDDTELLELLEKFTSAETNATVRAERSFLHKMEGGCQVPIAGYAHINDKEEIVLTALVGSPDGKTIFKEQVTGTNPEELGELAAEKLISQGAKELIDKVKQELDSE
- the ccsA gene encoding cytochrome c biogenesis protein CcsA, with the translated sequence MGDLYITRLHEITIVIYAASVLLYFIDFLNRNRRANKVAFWLLAFVWVFQTVFLVFYMVDTGRFPVLTLFEGLYFYAWVLVTLSLAINKLLKVDFIVFFTNILGFIIMAIHTFAPVQYDSNVMSEQLVSELLLIHITMAILSYGAFSISFVFSLLYLIQYDLLKRKKWGKLLWRISDLSRLDYWSYILNVIGVPMLLLSLILGLQWAWIKVPDLAWYDAKLLGSFIVLAVYSIYLYLRVGKEMYGKALALLNIASFLIVLINFFLSGKLSSFHFWYQ